One region of Methanobacterium formicicum DSM 3637 genomic DNA includes:
- a CDS encoding TatD family hydrolase encodes MDNIPSTDNHIHVDPVNGEGPLEIASKFHRSGGTAMIIPNKPTWTVSPQCSFAEAMELVVGYVDEINRETEVKAFAVVGAHPAELSRRLEAGMELSHAEELMRGALETAQQMVMEKKAVGIGEIGRPHYPVSSEEMEVHNRLMVYAMELAREADCPVQLHTETSTEEQFNEFAEMASKAGLKKNKVIKHFSGPMVLPEENHGLTPSLIASGDVMREALKKGKTFLMETDYLDDRTRPGAVMGPRTVPRRTRKLINSGLITEEDAYQIHVERVEKLYSVEMDF; translated from the coding sequence ATGGATAACATACCATCCACCGATAACCATATACACGTGGACCCTGTAAACGGTGAAGGGCCCCTGGAAATAGCATCAAAGTTTCATCGTTCCGGTGGAACTGCCATGATCATTCCCAACAAACCTACCTGGACCGTGAGTCCTCAGTGCAGCTTTGCTGAGGCAATGGAACTGGTGGTAGGCTACGTGGATGAGATCAACCGGGAAACTGAGGTTAAGGCATTTGCAGTGGTGGGAGCCCATCCTGCCGAGCTCAGCCGCCGATTAGAAGCCGGAATGGAACTGTCCCATGCAGAGGAACTCATGAGGGGAGCTTTGGAAACAGCCCAGCAAATGGTGATGGAAAAAAAAGCAGTGGGAATTGGTGAAATAGGCAGACCACATTACCCTGTCTCTTCTGAAGAGATGGAAGTACACAACCGCCTAATGGTCTATGCCATGGAGTTGGCCAGGGAAGCAGACTGCCCGGTGCAACTGCACACTGAAACTTCTACAGAAGAACAGTTTAATGAATTTGCGGAAATGGCCAGTAAAGCTGGTTTAAAGAAAAATAAGGTTATAAAACATTTCTCAGGGCCGATGGTTCTACCTGAAGAAAACCATGGACTCACTCCATCACTCATTGCCAGTGGAGATGTGATGCGGGAAGCTTTAAAGAAGGGTAAAACTTTCCTGATGGAAACTGATTACCTGGATGATCGCACCCGGCCCGGTGCTGTCATGGGGCCCAGAACAGTTCCCAGAAGAACCAGAAAACTGATAAATTCAGGTCTCATAACTGAGGAAGATGCCTACCAGATCCATGTGGAAAGGGTGGAAAAGCTTTACAGTGTGGAAATGGATTTTTAG
- a CDS encoding class I SAM-dependent methyltransferase family protein: MIGLKVPKKEANHIRLFLQEKYLLDHNWKIKRSEDYVYFPLNTEPDTDLIKEMGLFQGDLVETEFEELKKRPRNMEDFLQGKIPPEKMEDFKKSFDIIGDVVILEIPEDLEEEKYLIGEAALKFTKRRSVYRKKSAIKGVIRTRELEHLAGKDDSETIHREYDSRIMLDVKDVYFSPRLATERRIIGDEVQDGEVIIDMFTGVGPFAMNIARRSKLKSITIYAVDINPAAIHYLKENIKLNKVQGKVKPLLGDVATVLKDLDVQADRIIMNLPGTACEFLPVAVNHLKSGGTLNYYQFSRDFEDPVERIKKAAYPRQVEVLDMRKVKSRSPKVWHVAIDARIQ; encoded by the coding sequence ATGATTGGATTAAAGGTCCCTAAAAAAGAAGCCAACCACATCCGACTGTTTCTACAGGAGAAATATTTACTGGATCATAACTGGAAGATAAAGCGTTCTGAGGATTATGTTTATTTCCCCTTAAATACCGAACCAGATACTGATCTAATAAAAGAAATGGGGCTTTTCCAGGGTGACCTTGTTGAAACTGAATTTGAAGAACTTAAGAAAAGACCTCGCAACATGGAAGACTTCCTCCAGGGAAAGATACCTCCTGAGAAGATGGAGGACTTTAAAAAATCATTTGATATCATAGGGGACGTGGTTATCCTGGAGATTCCCGAAGACCTGGAAGAAGAAAAATATCTCATTGGAGAGGCCGCTTTAAAGTTCACCAAGAGAAGGTCTGTTTACCGTAAAAAAAGTGCAATTAAGGGTGTTATCCGTACCCGTGAGCTGGAACACCTTGCAGGGAAAGATGACTCTGAAACCATCCACCGTGAATATGATTCCCGCATAATGCTGGACGTGAAAGATGTCTACTTCAGTCCCCGTCTGGCCACAGAAAGAAGGATCATTGGTGATGAGGTTCAAGATGGCGAGGTAATTATTGACATGTTCACAGGGGTAGGACCCTTTGCCATGAACATCGCCAGAAGGTCAAAACTTAAAAGTATAACTATTTATGCTGTAGACATTAATCCTGCAGCAATCCACTACCTTAAAGAGAATATAAAATTAAATAAGGTGCAGGGTAAAGTTAAACCACTTTTAGGAGATGTGGCCACAGTTTTAAAGGATTTGGATGTTCAAGCAGACAGGATTATCATGAATCTGCCTGGCACTGCCTGTGAGTTTCTTCCCGTGGCAGTGAATCATTTAAAATCAGGGGGAACTTTAAATTATTACCAGTTCAGCCGGGATTTTGAAGACCCTGTAGAAAGAATTAAAAAAGCTGCTTACCCCCGTCAGGTGGAAGTACTGGATATGCGGAAGGTCAAATCCCGGAGTCCAAAGGTTTGGCATGTAGCCATTGATGCCCGTATCCAGTGA